One segment of Streptomyces sp. NBC_00576 DNA contains the following:
- a CDS encoding winged helix-turn-helix transcriptional regulator, whose translation MDTMEEQPLPYDVFAKACPSRGTLEHVTGRWGALTLGALQEGSLRFNELRRRVDGVSEKMLSQTLQALERDGLVHREAQPTNPPRVDYELTPLGHEVAERLLALIHFVEGRMDSVLAARERYDETRTPRP comes from the coding sequence ATGGACACCATGGAGGAGCAGCCCCTCCCCTACGACGTGTTCGCCAAGGCCTGCCCCTCGCGCGGCACGCTGGAGCACGTCACGGGCCGCTGGGGCGCCCTCACCCTCGGCGCCCTGCAGGAGGGCTCGCTCCGCTTCAACGAGCTTCGGCGTCGCGTCGACGGTGTGAGCGAGAAGATGCTCTCCCAGACTCTCCAGGCCCTGGAGCGCGACGGCCTGGTCCACCGCGAGGCCCAGCCGACGAACCCGCCCCGCGTGGACTACGAGCTGACCCCCCTGGGCCACGAGGTCGCCGAGCGCCTACTGGCGCTCATCCACTTCGTGGAGGGCCGCATGGACTCCGTACTGGCGGCACGCGAGCGGTACGACGAGACGCGCACCCCGCGCCCATAA